One window of the Sporolituus thermophilus DSM 23256 genome contains the following:
- a CDS encoding GntP family permease gives MEVLGIILSLALLMFFAYRGFSVILFAPVFALLAASMQGLSVMPSYTELFMGKAVTYIKSFFPVFLLGAVFGKVMEDTGLAKSIAHAIVQGLGKERAILSVVLAGLVLTYGGVSLFVVVFAVYPFACALFREADIPKRLIPGCIALGAFTITMTCIPGTPQIQNVIPANFYGTTIYAAPITGLFASVGILGLGLAWLEYRRKQAAAAGEGYGNHTLNEPEVKDYSDLPPWQLACLPLLAVLVINYIMTNMVAWDPDILKSFQAMKLPLVAPAVKNVLGIWALIIALVCGIVLAVAIGYKRLPAGGGLAKSLNAGAIGSLLAIMNTASEVGYGNVIASLPGFKAIANFLLSIKIGGTPLVSEAVTVNVLAGITGSASGGMSIALDLMAKDWLAWANSVGLSPELLHRIASIASGGLDTLPHNGAVITLLAVCGLTHKESYLDIFMVATLITVTMGFVAILFHAVTGLV, from the coding sequence ATGGAAGTATTAGGTATCATTTTGAGTTTAGCACTACTGATGTTTTTTGCCTATCGGGGGTTTTCCGTTATCTTATTTGCGCCGGTTTTCGCACTATTGGCTGCCTCGATGCAAGGTTTGTCCGTCATGCCCTCATACACGGAATTGTTCATGGGTAAAGCTGTAACCTATATTAAATCATTCTTCCCGGTATTCCTGCTGGGCGCCGTTTTTGGCAAAGTGATGGAAGACACCGGTCTGGCCAAATCTATTGCTCACGCTATCGTCCAGGGACTAGGAAAAGAGCGGGCTATCCTGTCGGTAGTATTGGCCGGTCTGGTCTTAACCTATGGCGGCGTCAGCCTGTTCGTCGTGGTCTTTGCCGTCTATCCCTTTGCCTGTGCTTTGTTTAGAGAAGCCGATATTCCCAAGCGGTTAATCCCGGGCTGTATCGCTCTTGGCGCTTTCACCATTACGATGACCTGTATTCCCGGTACACCGCAAATTCAAAACGTAATCCCGGCTAACTTTTACGGAACTACCATCTATGCCGCGCCCATTACCGGCCTGTTTGCCTCGGTTGGCATCCTCGGCCTCGGCCTAGCCTGGCTGGAATACCGGCGCAAACAAGCGGCGGCAGCCGGCGAAGGCTATGGCAACCATACGCTGAACGAACCGGAAGTAAAAGATTATTCCGATCTCCCGCCCTGGCAGCTCGCCTGCCTTCCCTTGTTAGCCGTCCTCGTAATTAACTACATCATGACAAACATGGTCGCCTGGGATCCTGATATCTTAAAATCGTTCCAGGCCATGAAACTGCCGCTTGTTGCCCCCGCCGTCAAGAACGTGCTTGGCATTTGGGCCTTGATTATCGCGTTGGTGTGCGGCATTGTCTTAGCCGTGGCCATTGGCTACAAACGCCTTCCCGCCGGCGGCGGTCTCGCCAAGTCTCTCAACGCCGGCGCGATTGGCTCTTTATTGGCCATAATGAACACCGCGTCCGAGGTCGGCTACGGCAACGTCATCGCTTCCCTGCCCGGCTTTAAAGCAATAGCTAATTTTCTCTTAAGCATCAAAATTGGCGGAACTCCGCTCGTGTCCGAAGCCGTCACCGTTAACGTCCTAGCCGGTATTACCGGCTCGGCTTCCGGCGGTATGTCGATCGCCCTGGACCTTATGGCCAAAGACTGGCTGGCCTGGGCAAACTCGGTTGGGCTTTCCCCCGAACTCCTCCACCGGATTGCCTCTATCGCCTCGGGCGGCCTTGACACCCTGCCACATAACGGCGCGGTTATCACCCTTCTCGCGGTTTGCGGTCTAACCCATAAAGAATCTTATCTTGACATCTTTATGGTGGCCACCCTTATCACTGTTACTATGGGCTTTGTCGCTATTCTGTTCCACGCTGTTACCGGTCTTGTCTAA